A genomic window from Brevibacillus agri includes:
- a CDS encoding winged helix-turn-helix transcriptional regulator: MKQSSLCPKFEKGMQLLGKRWTGLILYQLLSGPQRFCALEGALPVSGRLLSERLKDLEKEGLVHREVFTDSAPVRVEYSLTEMGKALEPVIKGIESWAQSWIELDQTTAQSKAEHT, encoded by the coding sequence ATGAAACAGTCTTCCCTCTGTCCGAAGTTTGAAAAAGGCATGCAACTGCTGGGAAAACGATGGACAGGGTTAATCTTGTACCAGTTGCTTTCTGGACCACAGCGTTTCTGTGCGTTGGAAGGGGCCCTGCCGGTAAGCGGAAGGCTACTTTCTGAACGGCTGAAAGACCTCGAAAAAGAAGGGCTTGTGCATCGGGAAGTGTTTACAGACTCGGCGCCTGTACGGGTAGAATATTCTTTGACAGAGATGGGGAAGGCTCTGGAGCCAGTAATCAAGGGGATCGAATCATGGGCCCAGAGCTGGATTGAGCTGGACCAGACGACAGCGCAGAGTAAAGCAGAACATACATGA
- the tadA gene encoding tRNA adenosine(34) deaminase TadA yields MEANKHEAYMRAAMEEAQKAAALGEVPIGAVIVRDGVIVGRGYNLRETQKDPTLHAEMIAIREASERLGGWRLIGCTLYVTLEPCPMCAGAIVQSRIEQVVYGAGDPKAGCAGTLMNLLAEPRFNHQVPVLAGVLAEECAQMLKDFFRGLRKKRQSEKC; encoded by the coding sequence ATGGAAGCAAACAAACACGAAGCATACATGCGAGCCGCCATGGAAGAGGCGCAAAAGGCGGCGGCGCTCGGCGAGGTGCCGATTGGCGCTGTCATCGTCCGCGACGGGGTAATTGTCGGGCGCGGCTACAATTTGCGGGAAACGCAAAAAGACCCTACGCTGCACGCGGAAATGATCGCGATCCGCGAGGCTAGCGAACGGCTGGGCGGCTGGCGGCTGATCGGCTGCACGCTGTACGTCACACTAGAGCCTTGTCCGATGTGCGCCGGGGCGATCGTGCAAAGCCGCATCGAGCAGGTAGTGTACGGAGCGGGCGATCCAAAGGCAGGGTGTGCCGGGACATTGATGAATCTACTGGCCGAGCCGCGCTTCAATCACCAGGTGCCTGTTTTGGCGGGCGTTTTGGCGGAGGAATGTGCCCAGATGCTCAAAGACTTTTTCCGCGGTTTGCGCAAAAAAAGACAGTCGGAAAAGTGCTGA
- a CDS encoding MBL fold metallo-hydrolase, whose product MSNLQHQQTKVKKMTAHELTRLLFAQEELFILDVRNREDYENWRIEGHRVESVNAPYFELMDGVEEIVGKLPVNQKILVVCAKEGSSVFVAEQLAEAGLDDVYYLQGGMKEWSEHLEPVKVGDLRDGGEIYQFVRIGKGCLSYMIVSGQEAAIVDSVRMTGVYEAFAKERNLTITHTIDTHLHADHISGGRKLAESAGATYWLPEKDAEEVTFAYEKLEEGKVIQVGTTSISILPIYSPGHTIGSTSLLVDDTYFLTGDILFVASIGRPDLAGKAQDWVGDLRDTLYNRYQELSKELLVLPAHFGSYVELGPDGVVSARLGDLYRDNPGLNIANEAEFRRVVTEQLPPQPNAYQEIRQVNMGRLQPDEEEQREMETGPNRCAVHDK is encoded by the coding sequence ATGAGCAACCTGCAACACCAACAAACAAAAGTGAAAAAAATGACCGCGCACGAATTGACCCGGCTGCTTTTTGCGCAGGAGGAGCTATTCATTCTCGACGTGCGCAACAGAGAGGATTATGAAAACTGGCGCATCGAAGGCCACCGGGTCGAGAGCGTCAATGCCCCGTATTTCGAGCTGATGGACGGAGTGGAAGAGATCGTCGGCAAGCTCCCGGTGAATCAAAAAATACTCGTGGTCTGCGCCAAGGAAGGCTCGTCCGTTTTCGTGGCGGAGCAACTGGCGGAAGCGGGACTGGACGACGTGTACTACCTGCAAGGCGGGATGAAGGAGTGGAGCGAGCATCTGGAGCCTGTCAAAGTGGGCGACTTGCGCGATGGCGGGGAGATTTATCAATTTGTCCGCATCGGAAAAGGGTGCCTGTCCTACATGATCGTCTCAGGCCAGGAAGCAGCCATTGTCGATTCCGTGCGCATGACAGGCGTCTATGAAGCGTTTGCCAAAGAGCGCAACCTGACCATTACCCATACGATTGACACGCATTTGCACGCCGACCATATATCAGGCGGCAGGAAGCTGGCGGAAAGCGCAGGCGCTACGTACTGGCTCCCGGAAAAAGACGCGGAGGAAGTCACGTTTGCATACGAAAAGCTGGAGGAAGGCAAGGTCATCCAGGTTGGTACGACCAGCATCTCGATTTTGCCGATCTATTCCCCGGGACATACAATCGGCAGCACGTCCTTGCTTGTAGACGACACGTACTTTCTCACAGGCGACATTTTGTTCGTGGCATCAATCGGGCGGCCCGATTTGGCTGGCAAAGCGCAAGATTGGGTAGGAGACCTGCGCGACACCTTGTATAATCGTTATCAAGAGCTGTCCAAAGAGCTGCTGGTTTTGCCCGCTCATTTTGGCAGCTATGTCGAGCTGGGGCCGGATGGAGTCGTATCAGCGCGCTTGGGCGATTTGTACCGAGACAATCCAGGCTTGAACATTGCGAATGAAGCCGAGTTCCGGCGCGTCGTTACCGAGCAGTTGCCGCCGCAGCCTAACGCCTATCAGGAAATCCGTCAAGTCAACATGGGCAGATTGCAGCCGGACGAAGAAGAGCAGCGCGAGATGGAAACGGGGCCGAATCGTTGCGCCGTTCACGATAAATAA
- a CDS encoding PTS sugar transporter subunit IIA gives MLRSLFSRKKQQQEITFLAPLTGSVVPLSEVPDPVFAGKVVGDGAAILPAEGVLYAPVDAKVTHLFPTHHAIGLSTDSGVELLMHIGIDTVKLQGKGFTPFVSVGDKVKAGDKLIQFDIAVLQEAGCPIVTPIVITNGDVVAEKNVVAQGNVAAGQEPLMTVVLK, from the coding sequence ATGCTACGCAGTCTGTTTTCCCGTAAAAAACAACAACAAGAAATCACTTTCCTCGCTCCTTTGACCGGGAGTGTTGTCCCTTTGTCGGAAGTGCCCGATCCCGTCTTTGCCGGGAAGGTCGTAGGCGACGGCGCTGCGATTCTGCCTGCGGAGGGCGTCTTGTACGCTCCTGTCGACGCAAAGGTCACTCATCTGTTCCCTACCCATCACGCCATTGGCTTGTCGACAGACAGCGGCGTGGAGCTGCTCATGCATATCGGGATTGATACCGTGAAATTGCAGGGCAAAGGCTTTACCCCGTTCGTCTCGGTAGGTGACAAGGTGAAAGCAGGCGACAAGCTGATTCAGTTCGATATCGCCGTCTTGCAGGAGGCAGGATGCCCGATCGTCACCCCGATCGTCATTACCAACGGCGATGTCGTCGCGGAAAAAAACGTGGTAGCACAAGGCAATGTCGCGGCAGGCCAGGAGCCGCTGATGACTGTCGTCCTGAAATAG
- a CDS encoding pseudouridine synthase produces the protein MKRERLDKVLANMAFGTRKEVKALVKQGLVVVDGVVATDPGMHVIAEEQDITVDGEPLNFKRWVYVLLNKPPGVVSATEDNVHQTVVDLLPYEWAVKVHPVGRLDIDTEGLLLLTNDGQLSHSLLSPKKKVDKEYFARIDGPVTERHVQEFAKGVELEDFTTLPAKLEILSSGETSEVRVTIMEGKFHQVKRMFAAFGLHVTYLQRIRMGPLHLDPALAPGEYRELTEEELHLLQNVNK, from the coding sequence ATGAAACGAGAACGTTTGGACAAGGTGCTGGCGAATATGGCGTTCGGCACACGCAAGGAAGTGAAGGCGCTGGTGAAGCAAGGACTGGTCGTCGTGGACGGCGTGGTCGCGACCGATCCGGGCATGCACGTCATTGCCGAAGAGCAGGATATCACCGTAGACGGGGAGCCGCTCAACTTCAAGCGCTGGGTTTACGTCCTGTTAAACAAACCCCCTGGGGTAGTTTCCGCGACCGAAGACAATGTGCATCAAACCGTAGTCGACCTGCTTCCTTATGAATGGGCGGTCAAGGTGCACCCGGTAGGCAGGCTGGACATCGACACAGAAGGGCTGCTGCTTTTGACCAACGACGGCCAGCTTTCACACAGCCTGCTGTCCCCGAAAAAGAAAGTGGACAAGGAGTATTTTGCCCGCATCGACGGCCCGGTCACAGAGCGGCATGTACAAGAGTTCGCCAAAGGGGTGGAACTGGAGGATTTCACCACGCTGCCTGCAAAGCTGGAGATTTTGTCTTCGGGAGAAACTTCCGAGGTACGCGTGACGATTATGGAAGGAAAGTTCCACCAGGTAAAACGGATGTTTGCCGCCTTCGGTCTGCATGTCACCTACCTCCAACGCATCCGCATGGGCCCGCTCCACCTCGACCCGGCACTCGCTCCCGGTGAATACCGCGAGCTGACCGAGGAAGAGCTGCACCTGCTGCAAAACGTAAACAAATAA
- the glcT gene encoding glucose PTS transporter transcription antiterminator GlcT: MSREQEKTYAITRVLNHNVVLVEEPGTKLEIVLFGKGIGFGAKPGNTIPAHDPRVEKRFRLENESHQKQYQTILSQVDPAVVGIAEEIIALIASEITPQLNEHVHVALPDHIQFAIYRLRNGMEIVNPFLFEIQTLYTKEYTLAKRAADMIKKAFDLDIPDSEIGFLALHIHSAISYLPVKKAVQFTNVISELVSMIEQRTDRTIERSTVDYVRLITHLRFAVERIRQQKTIHNPLLDRVKTTIPEAYELASELAAYISNRLEVTVPEDEVGYMALHVYRLLQQQP, encoded by the coding sequence GTGTCCCGTGAACAGGAAAAAACATATGCGATTACGCGTGTGTTGAACCATAACGTCGTACTGGTGGAAGAACCCGGCACCAAGCTGGAAATTGTGCTGTTCGGAAAAGGAATCGGTTTTGGCGCAAAGCCTGGGAACACGATCCCCGCCCATGACCCTCGTGTGGAGAAGCGCTTCAGGCTGGAAAATGAAAGCCACCAAAAACAGTACCAAACCATACTCAGTCAGGTCGATCCTGCTGTGGTAGGGATCGCGGAAGAAATTATCGCGCTCATCGCCAGTGAAATTACACCGCAGCTCAACGAACACGTCCACGTCGCTCTGCCCGACCATATCCAGTTCGCGATTTACCGCTTGCGCAACGGCATGGAGATCGTGAATCCGTTCCTGTTCGAAATCCAGACGCTCTACACAAAAGAGTACACGCTGGCAAAACGGGCAGCGGACATGATTAAAAAGGCATTCGATCTGGATATTCCAGATAGCGAAATCGGTTTTCTCGCCTTGCACATTCACTCGGCGATCAGTTACTTGCCTGTCAAAAAGGCGGTACAGTTTACGAACGTCATCAGCGAATTGGTCAGCATGATCGAGCAGCGGACAGACAGAACCATCGAACGAAGCACCGTCGACTACGTCCGGCTCATTACCCATCTGCGTTTTGCTGTGGAGCGCATCCGCCAGCAAAAGACCATTCACAACCCGCTTCTCGACCGGGTCAAAACGACGATTCCGGAAGCCTACGAGCTGGCGTCCGAGCTGGCTGCCTATATTTCCAACCGGCTGGAGGTCACTGTCCCGGAAGACGAGGTCGGCTACATGGCCTTGCATGTTTATCGCTTGTTGCAGCAACAACCGTAA
- a CDS encoding helix-turn-helix domain-containing protein, which produces MSIVGQRIKWLREQKQWSQIQLAEKLGIHNTVLSRIESGEKKGVDSQLISKVADLFDVSTDYLHGRTDNPTPFWRQASVRETPIPFLDIDGLTEEELTEIKRHIEFVKWKSRQNGSQEDN; this is translated from the coding sequence ATGTCCATAGTCGGTCAAAGGATAAAATGGCTGCGCGAGCAAAAGCAGTGGTCACAAATCCAATTAGCTGAAAAGCTTGGCATTCACAACACAGTTTTGTCGCGAATTGAATCGGGCGAAAAGAAAGGCGTAGATTCCCAGTTGATCTCCAAAGTCGCCGACCTGTTTGACGTATCGACCGATTACCTTCATGGAAGAACAGATAACCCCACGCCATTTTGGCGGCAAGCATCTGTGCGGGAAACACCTATTCCCTTCTTGGACATAGACGGGTTAACGGAAGAGGAACTTACCGAAATCAAGCGGCATATCGAATTTGTAAAATGGAAATCGAGACAGAACGGGTCGCAAGAAGACAACTAG
- the nagE gene encoding N-acetylglucosamine-specific PTS transporter subunit IIBC codes for MLAFLQRIGKALMLPVATLPAAALLLRFGAINYVTEFRLGESVGGFLNQYIAPFLFAGGSAIFDNLPLIFAVGVAIGLAGDAVAALAAVIAYMVLTSVLSKVPAAMPFIADDVKLNMGVLGGILAGGVASYCYNRYHNIKLPEWLGFFGGKRFVPIITSLSMVIIGLLFGIIWGPIQDALNNMGNWIVSLGALGAGLFGFFNRLLIPFGLHHVLNAIAWFQIGDFTDTTGKVVHGDLHRFFAGDKSAGMFMTGFFPIMMFALPAAALAIIHSAKPEKRQAIASVFIGTALASFLTGITEPLEFAFMFAAPLLYVLHAILTGVSGYIVTAMGIKHGFGFSAGLIDYGLNFPLSTNAWWIIPIGLAFAVVYYFLFRILIVKFNIKTPGREDDEVVESAASGSNSTQEKALKVLALIGGKENIVSVDACITRLRLVLKNDKIVNEKGLKDLGAAGVMKLGQGSVQVVFGTQSELLKDEIKKL; via the coding sequence ATGCTTGCCTTTTTGCAACGGATTGGGAAAGCACTCATGCTTCCCGTCGCCACCTTGCCAGCAGCGGCGCTTTTGCTCCGCTTTGGCGCCATCAACTACGTGACTGAATTTCGTCTCGGCGAATCTGTTGGCGGTTTTTTGAATCAGTACATCGCGCCCTTTTTGTTCGCAGGCGGATCGGCCATCTTTGACAACCTGCCGCTGATTTTCGCCGTCGGTGTCGCGATCGGGCTTGCCGGGGATGCCGTCGCCGCACTGGCTGCCGTGATCGCCTACATGGTGTTAACCTCGGTGCTTTCCAAAGTTCCCGCTGCCATGCCGTTTATCGCGGACGACGTCAAGCTGAACATGGGAGTGCTTGGCGGTATTTTGGCGGGCGGAGTCGCTTCCTACTGCTACAACCGCTACCATAACATCAAGCTACCGGAGTGGCTCGGATTTTTCGGCGGCAAACGATTCGTACCGATCATCACTTCGCTTAGCATGGTTATCATCGGTCTGTTGTTCGGGATCATCTGGGGTCCGATCCAGGACGCGCTCAACAATATGGGGAACTGGATTGTCAGCCTTGGCGCTCTTGGAGCAGGTCTGTTCGGCTTCTTTAACCGTTTGCTCATTCCATTCGGTCTGCACCACGTGCTCAACGCAATTGCCTGGTTCCAGATTGGCGATTTTACCGACACGACCGGGAAAGTCGTACACGGCGACCTGCACCGCTTCTTCGCTGGCGACAAATCAGCAGGCATGTTCATGACAGGCTTCTTCCCGATCATGATGTTCGCGCTGCCAGCGGCCGCCTTGGCCATCATTCACTCAGCCAAGCCGGAAAAACGCCAAGCAATCGCTTCTGTGTTCATCGGTACCGCGCTCGCTTCCTTCCTGACCGGGATTACCGAGCCGTTGGAGTTCGCGTTCATGTTCGCCGCTCCGCTGCTGTATGTGCTGCATGCGATTTTGACCGGGGTTTCCGGGTATATCGTGACCGCGATGGGCATCAAGCACGGATTTGGCTTCTCCGCGGGTCTGATTGACTACGGACTGAACTTCCCGCTCTCCACAAACGCATGGTGGATCATTCCGATCGGTCTGGCGTTTGCCGTCGTTTACTACTTCCTGTTCCGTATCCTGATCGTCAAGTTCAACATCAAAACGCCGGGGCGCGAAGACGATGAAGTAGTGGAAAGCGCAGCTTCCGGCAGCAACTCCACGCAGGAAAAGGCGCTAAAAGTGCTCGCCCTCATCGGCGGAAAAGAAAACATCGTCAGCGTCGACGCGTGCATTACCCGCCTGCGCCTCGTGCTGAAAAACGACAAGATCGTCAATGAAAAAGGGTTGAAAGACCTGGGGGCAGCAGGAGTCATGAAGCTCGGCCAGGGCAGCGTGCAGGTCGTCTTCGGGACGCAGTCCGAGCTGTTGAAGGACGAAATCAAAAAGCTGTAG
- a CDS encoding HPr family phosphocarrier protein: MIQFEVTVTVEGGLHARPAALLVNRSAQSQAKITLSKGDKQADVRSILGIMTLGVTQGDKLIVSVEGEDEEKVASSLQQFFEQSFESE, from the coding sequence ATGATTCAATTCGAAGTAACGGTCACGGTTGAAGGCGGGCTGCACGCTCGCCCGGCCGCTCTTTTGGTAAATCGCTCGGCGCAATCCCAAGCGAAAATCACCTTGAGCAAAGGTGACAAGCAAGCGGACGTCCGCAGCATTTTGGGGATCATGACCTTGGGCGTGACCCAAGGCGACAAGCTGATCGTCTCGGTGGAGGGAGAAGATGAGGAAAAAGTAGCTTCCTCGCTCCAGCAATTTTTTGAACAGTCTTTTGAGAGCGAATGA
- a CDS encoding sulfurtransferase TusA family protein, giving the protein MSAQARPNFSVDKVLDCKGLACPMPVVRTKKAMEQIAPGQVIEVQATDKGSLADMKGWANNTGHHYLGSIQEGDVMRHFLRKASPQETKAETKYPHTITNEELQARLQSPEPFLLIDVREPAEYAFQRIPAAKSIPLGVLEQHLDELPTDRDMFVICRSGNRSDLACQLLAGKGFSRVKNVVPGMAGWGGPVENQ; this is encoded by the coding sequence ATGTCTGCACAAGCACGACCGAATTTTTCTGTCGATAAGGTTTTGGACTGCAAAGGGCTGGCTTGCCCGATGCCTGTCGTCCGCACCAAAAAAGCGATGGAACAAATCGCTCCAGGCCAGGTCATTGAGGTGCAAGCTACTGACAAAGGTTCGCTCGCTGACATGAAGGGCTGGGCAAACAATACCGGGCACCACTATTTAGGTTCGATCCAGGAGGGTGATGTTATGAGGCATTTTCTCAGAAAAGCCAGTCCCCAGGAGACGAAGGCAGAGACGAAATACCCGCACACGATCACGAACGAAGAGCTGCAAGCCAGGCTGCAATCCCCGGAACCGTTTCTGCTGATAGACGTGCGTGAACCTGCCGAATACGCGTTCCAACGGATTCCTGCGGCCAAATCAATACCCCTAGGGGTATTGGAGCAGCATCTCGATGAGCTGCCGACGGACCGCGACATGTTTGTCATCTGCCGTTCTGGCAACCGCAGCGATCTGGCGTGCCAGTTGCTTGCGGGCAAAGGCTTTTCCCGTGTCAAAAACGTCGTTCCGGGCATGGCTGGTTGGGGTGGCCCGGTAGAAAACCAGTGA
- a CDS encoding ribonuclease H-like YkuK family protein, which yields MRVGLTSASTLFDRFHSPTRGQLAKEDVFSHIEQTLSSMNGPFEIIVGADSQLKSRGTFFALVITVIRPGHGGTFFYHKFQERRYSSLQQRIFQEAMYAVGLATEVRQYLRDHQLDAPIRLHFDIGRNGPTRKFIQSLLSLAETNHFRAEIKPNSFCASTIADKFTK from the coding sequence ATGCGAGTGGGCTTAACCTCTGCAAGCACTTTGTTTGATCGTTTTCACAGTCCGACGAGAGGACAACTGGCGAAAGAAGACGTGTTTTCCCACATTGAACAAACTCTCTCTTCAATGAATGGACCGTTTGAGATTATTGTGGGAGCCGATTCCCAGTTGAAAAGTCGCGGAACGTTTTTCGCCTTGGTCATTACGGTGATTCGCCCCGGACATGGTGGGACCTTCTTTTATCACAAGTTTCAGGAACGGCGCTATTCATCCTTGCAGCAGCGGATTTTTCAAGAGGCCATGTACGCGGTAGGTCTGGCTACGGAGGTTCGGCAATATTTGCGCGATCATCAGCTCGATGCCCCCATCCGCTTGCACTTTGACATCGGCAGGAATGGCCCTACCCGTAAGTTTATCCAGTCGCTTCTGAGCCTAGCAGAAACCAACCACTTCCGGGCGGAAATCAAACCAAACTCCTTCTGTGCGTCTACGATTGCTGACAAGTTCACGAAGTAA
- the ptsP gene encoding phosphoenolpyruvate--protein phosphotransferase: MLKGIPVSSGIAIAPVVILAHDAPAAPAVTAQGAPADTSKELELLARSVEQSREQLEKLREQTEEQLGAEKAAILSAHIAFLEDPAFVGEMTSLIENRQVAAAAAVQQVSDQFVALFESMDDAYMKERADDIRDVSRRLIRNLSGTGQEAVFPEEPFILAAWDVTPSETLQLPLAFVRGIVTVKGGATSHAAILARSLGIPAVMGAGEQLLEKVAAGSLLILDGATGELIAAPDAKTLARYEEKAAKEAAERAAYAVLKELPAETIDGHRVHLMANMAVPEEAAALAASGVEGIGLFRSEFLFMDRSTLPDEEEQFAAYKQVATAFGEKPVIIRTLDVGGDKHLPALELPQEDNPFLGFRAMRISLARPELFLVQLRALLRASAFGRLLIMFPMISHLEQLRQAKQLFEQAKAELREKGIAFDEQIAVGMMMEIPGACLQADAFAKEVDFFSIGTNDLVQYTLAVDRMNANVASLYSYYHPAVLRLISHVIEASHRAGIWTGLCGEMAGDSLATELLLGLGLDEFSGAASVMPKVKERIRATSMEKAKRLAEYALTLSTVEEVVQFLRDKTE; this comes from the coding sequence ATGTTGAAAGGAATCCCGGTTTCTTCTGGCATCGCGATCGCCCCTGTCGTCATTTTGGCACACGATGCTCCGGCTGCTCCGGCTGTGACCGCGCAAGGCGCGCCGGCAGACACAAGCAAAGAGCTGGAGCTGCTCGCCAGAAGCGTGGAGCAGTCGCGCGAACAGTTGGAAAAGTTGAGAGAGCAAACAGAGGAGCAATTAGGCGCAGAAAAAGCAGCGATTCTCTCCGCGCATATTGCTTTTCTGGAGGACCCCGCTTTTGTCGGGGAAATGACCTCTCTGATCGAAAACAGGCAGGTGGCCGCTGCTGCTGCCGTACAGCAAGTGTCCGACCAGTTTGTCGCCCTGTTTGAAAGCATGGACGACGCCTATATGAAAGAACGGGCGGACGATATTCGCGATGTGAGCCGCCGCCTGATTCGCAACCTCTCCGGCACAGGACAGGAGGCAGTCTTCCCGGAAGAACCGTTTATTTTGGCCGCGTGGGATGTCACTCCTTCGGAAACGCTGCAGCTTCCGCTCGCATTTGTGCGGGGCATTGTCACGGTAAAAGGCGGCGCGACCTCGCACGCAGCGATTTTGGCCCGTTCTCTGGGGATTCCGGCTGTCATGGGCGCCGGGGAACAACTGCTGGAAAAAGTAGCTGCTGGCAGCCTGCTGATTCTCGATGGCGCTACAGGCGAGCTGATCGCAGCGCCAGACGCGAAAACATTGGCACGCTACGAGGAAAAAGCCGCCAAGGAAGCCGCTGAGCGTGCAGCCTACGCGGTATTGAAGGAATTGCCCGCCGAAACGATCGACGGCCATCGCGTTCATTTAATGGCCAACATGGCGGTTCCCGAAGAGGCAGCAGCGCTCGCCGCTTCCGGCGTAGAAGGAATCGGTTTGTTCCGCTCCGAGTTTTTGTTCATGGACCGCAGCACGCTGCCAGACGAGGAAGAACAGTTTGCGGCCTACAAGCAGGTCGCTACAGCCTTTGGCGAAAAACCTGTCATCATTCGCACGCTCGACGTCGGCGGCGACAAGCATTTGCCGGCTCTCGAACTGCCGCAGGAAGATAATCCGTTCCTCGGCTTTCGGGCGATGCGCATTTCCCTGGCCCGGCCAGAGCTGTTCCTCGTTCAGTTACGGGCGCTATTGCGCGCCAGTGCCTTTGGACGCCTGCTCATCATGTTCCCGATGATTTCCCACCTGGAGCAGTTGCGGCAAGCCAAGCAATTGTTCGAACAGGCAAAAGCGGAGCTGCGGGAAAAAGGGATCGCTTTTGACGAACAGATCGCAGTCGGCATGATGATGGAGATTCCGGGCGCTTGCCTGCAAGCGGACGCCTTTGCCAAAGAGGTAGACTTCTTCAGCATCGGGACCAACGATCTCGTGCAATACACGCTCGCCGTAGACCGAATGAACGCGAACGTAGCCAGCCTCTACAGCTACTACCACCCTGCGGTGCTGCGCCTCATCTCGCACGTCATCGAAGCCTCTCACCGCGCGGGAATATGGACCGGGCTATGCGGAGAGATGGCGGGCGATTCGCTCGCGACCGAGCTTTTGCTTGGCCTGGGCCTCGACGAGTTCAGCGGTGCGGCCTCGGTAATGCCAAAGGTCAAGGAGCGCATTCGTGCCACAAGCATGGAAAAAGCGAAGCGACTCGCAGAGTACGCTCTGACGCTTTCGACCGTGGAAGAGGTCGTGCAGTTTTTGCGAGACAAAACCGAATAA
- a CDS encoding helix-turn-helix domain-containing protein: MERLNLPFIAKRRSECKLTLQEMAESLGFRNASTYLKYEKGEYDFKANHLPILAKKLKCSLNELFMSLFLLF; encoded by the coding sequence ATGGAACGTCTAAACCTCCCATTTATCGCAAAACGTAGGAGTGAGTGCAAGCTCACGCTGCAGGAAATGGCGGAGTCACTCGGTTTTCGCAATGCTTCCACATACTTGAAGTACGAGAAGGGAGAGTACGATTTCAAGGCAAACCATCTGCCGATTTTAGCAAAGAAGCTGAAATGTAGCCTGAATGAACTTTTTATGAGTTTGTTTTTGTTGTTTTAG
- a CDS encoding sulfurtransferase TusA family protein produces MADIVVDTKGLACPMPIVRAKKALDTLKPGQTMEVLSTDKGSLQDFTAWVKQTNNELVAHEVENGVYKFLVKKL; encoded by the coding sequence ATGGCAGATATCGTTGTAGATACAAAAGGTCTCGCTTGCCCAATGCCGATTGTGAGAGCGAAAAAGGCGCTCGATACGCTGAAGCCGGGGCAAACCATGGAAGTGCTTTCGACGGACAAAGGATCGCTCCAGGACTTTACCGCATGGGTGAAGCAGACCAATAACGAGCTGGTGGCTCATGAAGTAGAGAACGGGGTGTACAAGTTTTTGGTGAAAAAGCTGTAA
- a CDS encoding sulfite exporter TauE/SafE family protein gives MDILLFLLMITLGFVGSFFSGMLGIGGAIINYPLLLFVPAGLGLAHFSAQEVSSISMFQVFFASLSGVIAFRKRNGKGSPLVHKGLVRDMGISILVGSLLGGLTSKYMSGDSINLVYGILAVVAVILMLKKNKGTQEQADEIEYNRAVAIPAAFVVGIVSGIVGAGGAFILIPIMLTVLKIPTRVTIASSLAIVFISAIGGVAGKLYAGHIPLLPVLFTVIGSILGAPLGSMVSANMDVKYLRYGLIVLIAATAIKVWSDIL, from the coding sequence ATGGACATCTTGCTGTTTTTACTCATGATTACTCTTGGCTTTGTCGGTTCCTTTTTCTCCGGGATGCTGGGGATTGGCGGAGCGATCATCAACTATCCATTGCTTCTGTTCGTTCCGGCAGGGCTTGGACTCGCTCATTTCTCCGCGCAGGAGGTATCGTCCATCTCGATGTTCCAGGTGTTTTTCGCGTCCCTGTCCGGGGTTATTGCTTTTCGCAAGCGCAACGGCAAAGGCTCGCCTCTGGTGCACAAAGGACTTGTCAGAGACATGGGAATCAGCATTTTGGTCGGAAGCCTCCTGGGCGGCCTGACTTCCAAGTACATGTCAGGCGACAGTATCAACCTGGTGTACGGGATTTTGGCTGTCGTCGCCGTCATTTTGATGCTGAAAAAGAACAAGGGGACGCAGGAACAAGCGGATGAGATCGAATACAATCGCGCCGTAGCGATTCCGGCAGCCTTCGTCGTGGGAATTGTCTCCGGAATTGTGGGAGCGGGCGGCGCCTTCATCCTCATTCCGATCATGCTGACGGTTCTCAAGATTCCTACACGCGTCACCATCGCTTCGTCACTGGCTATCGTATTCATTTCTGCCATCGGTGGTGTCGCAGGCAAGCTGTACGCGGGGCACATCCCGTTGCTTCCGGTGTTGTTCACGGTCATTGGCAGCATCCTCGGAGCGCCGCTTGGCAGTATGGTCAGCGCCAATATGGACGTCAAATATTTGCGCTATGGCTTGATCGTGCTGATTGCTGCGACGGCCATCAAGGTTTGGAGCGATATTTTGTAA